The window CCTCTTTTGAACGGGCACGTAAGGCAAAAATATCTAAAATCAATTGCACACGGTCTAATACACGAACGCCCACTTCAGCTTCAATATTTCGGCCTTGACGTGGTGTCAATTCATGATTAAAAATTACTAAATCAATTTCATGTGCCTCAACTAACTGTTGAATTTCTTCTAACTTTCCTTTACCAACAATCGTCTGACGATTAATCGCCTGTAATTTTTGTGTGACTTCTAATACTACTTCACCATGAGCCGTCTTTACTAAATTTTTTAATTCGATCATCGATTCTTCAAAATGTCTAAAATTTTCTGGGTTTTCAACCCCTACTAGTAGAACGCGTTCAGTCATGCGTCCCTCCTTCCGAAGCTAGCCATTTACTAATGGCTGCTTCTAATTCAGTTTGTTTCTCTGGATACTGTACTAAATCCCACCATTCAACAGGCATGCGATTTCTAAACCATGTTAATTGACGTTTCGCATAGCGACGTGAATTTTGTTTAACTTGCTCAATAGCTTCTTCTAATGACATACGACCATCTAAATAAGGAAAAAATTCTTTGTACCCAATTCCTTGGGCACCTTGAACGTGTCGCTTATCCGCTAATAGCTGGACTTCTTCCATTAACCCTTGTGTCATCATCATATCCACACGTTGATTGATGCGCTCATATAGCAGTTCACGATCTGTGGTTAACCCAATAAGCTTAACATCATACAAGGCATTTTCTAAGTTAGAAAAATCTACTTGTTGATCGGTTATACTACATCCAAACAACTCTTTTAATTCTATTGCACGAATAACACGACGTGTGTTATTTTCATGAATAATTGCAGCTGCCTCAGGATCAATTTGTTGAAGATACTGCCACGGTTTATTACGTCCTTCTGTCAACATGATTGTCTCCCATTTATCGCGAAAAGCTTGTTTTTCATCTTCGGTAACAGTTCCTTCATTGGCGCCTAATTCAAAATCAAACAGTAACGATTGAATATATAAACCTGTACCGCCCACGATTATTGGCGTTTTACCACGTGAAATAATCTCTTCAATATATCGACGTGCTCCTTGTTGAAAATCACTGGCAGAATAACTACCTTCAAGAGGAATTTCATCTAATAAATAATGTGGAATCCCTGCTTGTTCTTCTTTGGTTGCTTTGGCTGTCCCAATATCAAGTTGTTGATAGACTTGTAAGGAATCTCCACTAATAATTTCACCATTAAATGTTTGTGCTAAAGAAACACTAAGGGCGGTCTTACCTACAGCAGTTGGCCCTACAATTACCATTAATTTAGGTTTTGTCATACTATTTTTGCCACTCATTTCTTAACGCTACTGCTGTTCTAGGATAGTCCGTCATAATACCTGATACACCATACTTGAAACAGAATAACATTTGATCTTTTTTATTTACTGTCCATGGTCGTAATGCTTTTGAAAATGTTGAAACCTGTTCAGGATGCTCTTCCAGCCAAGTGATTTTAGGATGTATGCCGGTAATATTTCTAGTCAACAAACCATAATCAATCATTTCTTGATCTGCAAATGTAATTAACGCGTTAGGCACTTCTGGTGCTATTTTTTCAAGAATAACCAATGTGCCTACATTAAAACTCGAATACATAAAACTAAACGGCCATATATCAGATATCATCCACTCATGAATACGTGTTTCAATCTCAGGATAGTGGATTTTATCTGTTTTAATCTCTATATTTAAGATGCCTTTAAAATTCAATTGCTTCAAAAAGTAAGTCACTTCTTCTAACGTCGGAACAATCGTTTCGTCATATTCTTCTGAAAACCAGCTACCTGCATTAAACGATTGTATCTCTTTCTTCGTCAAGTCCATCACGCGACCTGTTCCCGTTGTCGTCCGATCAATCGTTTCATCATGAATCACCATTAAGTGGCCGTCTTTAGAAACATGAACATCTAGTTCAATCCCGTCCGCATCAGCCAACACAGCTTCTTCAAAAGCAGGCAAGGTGTTTTCTGGATGTGTACCTTTACTTCCACGATGTGCAAAAACTTTCGTCAACATCTTCCCACCTCATTTACTCATTATTATCCAGCGATTCTTCTTGTTGGTTCAACCACGTTTCGTACTCTTCATATCGTTGATCGATTAATTTTTTTACGATTTGATAATTCTCTTCAGAATAGATGACCCCTTGATAAAATGTTTCAAAACCTTCTAAGTGTTTCAATGAAGGCATTAAGGCTTCATAGTCTTCTA is drawn from Vagococcus xieshaowenii and contains these coding sequences:
- the miaA gene encoding tRNA (adenosine(37)-N6)-dimethylallyltransferase MiaA encodes the protein MTKPKLMVIVGPTAVGKTALSVSLAQTFNGEIISGDSLQVYQQLDIGTAKATKEEQAGIPHYLLDEIPLEGSYSASDFQQGARRYIEEIISRGKTPIIVGGTGLYIQSLLFDFELGANEGTVTEDEKQAFRDKWETIMLTEGRNKPWQYLQQIDPEAAAIIHENNTRRVIRAIELKELFGCSITDQQVDFSNLENALYDVKLIGLTTDRELLYERINQRVDMMMTQGLMEEVQLLADKRHVQGAQGIGYKEFFPYLDGRMSLEEAIEQVKQNSRRYAKRQLTWFRNRMPVEWWDLVQYPEKQTELEAAISKWLASEGGTHD
- a CDS encoding glycerophosphodiester phosphodiesterase; the protein is MLTKVFAHRGSKGTHPENTLPAFEEAVLADADGIELDVHVSKDGHLMVIHDETIDRTTTGTGRVMDLTKKEIQSFNAGSWFSEEYDETIVPTLEEVTYFLKQLNFKGILNIEIKTDKIHYPEIETRIHEWMISDIWPFSFMYSSFNVGTLVILEKIAPEVPNALITFADQEMIDYGLLTRNITGIHPKITWLEEHPEQVSTFSKALRPWTVNKKDQMLFCFKYGVSGIMTDYPRTAVALRNEWQK